A region of the Fusobacteria bacterium ZRK30 genome:
TCATCTGTATTAGGAATAATAGGTTTTCTAGTTACACGTTTTACCGTAGCTTTATGATTACACTGGCAAACCAATAGATGCGACGGGCAGAGACAATCTGTAGACAACTCTTTAAACTTTTGTTTTACTATTCTGTCTTCTAACGAATGAAAGGTAATTATAGCTAGTCTTCCTCCCGGTTTCAAAAGATTTACCGCTTTATCAATTACATTTTTAAGTACATCCAATTCCTTATTAACTTCTATCCTTATTGCCTGGAAAGTTTTTTTAGCCGGATGTTTCTTAGGATGCCCTTTGATAGCTTTTTTTATTACTGCTACCAAATCTCCAGTAGTTTCTATAGCTTTTTCCTCTCTGTTATGAACTATATATTTAGCTATCTTTCTGGCATATCTTTCTTCACCATACTCGTATATAATCCTTGAGATCTCCTCTTCTTCATAGTTATTTACAACTTCATAAGCTGAAATAGGCATATTTTTATCCATTCTCATATCTAAACGAG
Encoded here:
- the rsmH gene encoding 16S rRNA (cytosine(1402)-N(4))-methyltransferase RsmH — translated: MHKEIECEYHIPVLYEETLDNLVTNTDGIYVDGTLGGGGHSEGIVKRLSEKGVLISIDQDQNAIDFAGKRLEKYGDKVKIFKSNFQEMDSVVYMAGYDKVDGIMMDIGVSSKQLDDPERGFSYKYNTRLDMRMDKNMPISAYEVVNNYEEEEISRIIYEYGEERYARKIAKYIVHNREEKAIETTGDLVAVIKKAIKGHPKKHPAKKTFQAIRIEVNKELDVLKNVIDKAVNLLKPGGRLAIITFHSLEDRIVKQKFKELSTDCLCPSHLLVCQCNHKATVKRVTRKPIIPNTDELEFNNRAHSSKLRVVEKL